In Candidatus Methylomirabilota bacterium, one DNA window encodes the following:
- a CDS encoding thymidylate synthase, protein MAPGSGDELTSNERARLAPYVTDLDGPVFALTNLPEVVKGALFARYSRSPKSLRRLFLDEFADRDAGAPPPPAVGVSRAESLYERVFVEYGDDSVAQLGGVHLACEGVSNILTKLLEWGRLMAYLEQSTRYIPYTDRPGGRWRYHVPE, encoded by the coding sequence GTGGCCCCCGGTTCCGGGGACGAGCTCACGTCCAACGAGCGAGCCCGTCTCGCCCCGTACGTCACCGACCTCGACGGCCCCGTCTTCGCCCTCACGAACTTGCCCGAGGTGGTGAAGGGGGCGCTGTTCGCCCGCTACTCGCGCTCTCCCAAGTCGCTGCGGCGGCTGTTCCTCGACGAGTTCGCCGACCGCGATGCCGGCGCGCCGCCACCGCCGGCGGTCGGGGTCTCACGGGCGGAGAGCCTCTACGAGCGGGTGTTCGTCGAGTACGGCGACGATTCGGTGGCCCAGCTCGGGGGTGTCCACCTCGCCTGCGAAGGGGTCTCGAACATCCTGACCAAGCTCCTCGAGTGGGGTCGACTGATGGCCTACCTCGAGCAGTCGACGCGGTACATCCCGTACACCGACCGTCCCGGCGGGCGGTGGCGCTACCACGTCCCCGAGGA